CTGATCGTGGAAGGCGAAACCAAACGGGAGTTTTCCTTTTCCATCGCCGTGAACCAGATTTTCCCGATGCAGCTGGCCCGGAATGTCATGGTGCCGGCAGGTCAGGTTTCCAGTCAGGTTGGACCTCCCCGAATGGGCGAAAAGGGATGGCTGTTTCATGTTTCAGCCAGCAACGTGCAGATTACGCGCGTGTTAGATTTGTTACCTCCGGAAGGAGATTCGTCGAACGAAGCGTCTGGGGGCCAAACTGGTTTCGCGGTGCGTCTGATTGAAACCGAAGGCATGCATCGTTCGGTGAAATTACGTTGTTTCAAATCTCCCGTCAGTGCCCGTCAGCGCGATTTTCATGGGAAGACGGTCGTCGAACTTCCGATCGAAGAAGACGCGGTGCTGGTCGAGGTGTCGCAGTATGAAATTGCGGAAATTGAAATCCTGTTCGAGGAGCAAGCTTAATCGATGATCGTGACGATTGATGGTCCTGCAGGATCGGGAAAGAGCACTGCAGCCCGTGGTTTATCCAAACGTCTGGGGTTTGAGTTTCTGGATACGGGCGCCATGTATCGTTGCGTTGCCTGGGGAGTTCTGCAGCGGAATGTGGATCCGGCGGACGAACAGGCAGTGACACACGTCAGTCAGCAGATCAAAATCACGTTTTCGGGTGATCGGGTGCTGCTGGATGGCGAGGATGTCTCGGAGACCATTCGGACTCCCGAAGTGACGGACGCCGCCTCGGTGGTTGCACAGTACCCTGCTGTCAGACAGGAACTGGTTCGTCTGCAACAGCAGGCTGCCGAAGGCGTGGATATTGTCAGCGAAGGCCGGGATCAGGGAACCGTGGTATTCCCGGATGCGTTCTGCAAGGTGTTTCTGATCGCTGATCCTGAGGAACGCGCGCGTCGCAGGCATGAAGAGCTGACTGCGCGGGGGAAACAGATTACCGTTGATGCGATTTTGCAGCAAATTTATGAACGCGATCAGCGCGATGAACAACGCACCGTCGCCCCGTTAAAACCGGCCGACGATGCGGTTGAGATCAATACGTCCTGTTTGACAATCGATGAAGTGATTGATCAACTGGAGCAACTAGTACGTTCACGGATCAACTCGGACTCACTCTGAGATGGGTGCCAGTTCGAACGATCAGAACTGAAGTGTCAAAGTCACCGTCGTGCGGCTGTCCATCAGATCTTTGCGACCCGTGATGGGGAATTCCCAGACACCGGCGACCGACAGGCAGCGGTTCAAGCGGTAATTCGCTCCAAATGCAGTCGAGATAAAATTGTTACCCGCGACATTTGTTGAGCCCAGGTTGATCCAGTCGCCCCCTTCAATATTCAGAGGCAGTGCCTGACCACTTTTGGTATAGACGATCCCATTTAGCTCAGCGACGGCTGAGAGCTTGCTTGTGATCGGGTGATCGTAATGCACGCTGTAATAGATGGACTGCGATTCTTCGGCGGTGTCGCCGGGAACGTGGTAACCCGTGGAAGCAATCAGGTGACCGCAACCAATCTGTTTACCCAGAGAGAGATAGGGAGTCCAGACGCTATCGCCGTTGCCTTGAAAGACGCGGCTGCTTCCATTGGTGGCTTCATAAATCAGACCGCCTGAGAGCAGGAACTGGTTTTCGACATCGCGGATGAGAACATATTTCAGTCCCAGGCCGATGTCAGACCAACCTGTCGCATTGCCAACGCCCCGTGTTTGCAGGGTGTTGTAGCCGTCCTTGACGGCAATTACGGAGAGACGTTCGTTTAAGGCGATTCCGAGTTGCAAAGCGTAAACCTGCAGGTCCCCTGCTCCGAGAACGGGAGTTTGCGCGTCAATCATTTGGTTGATGAAAATACCACGGACATAAGTCAGTGAGCGAGGGTCAATTGACCAGACTGGGTTACTGACGGGCATGACAAAGTCGTCAAAACAACGATCGCTGGGGAATTTATTCAAGAGTGGAATGCGATCACAGAGCGTACAGGCATTGCACTCGCATGACTGGCAGTTACACGCCGATGCTTGAGTACTGCACGTCGGGCACGAACATGGCTGCTGCCCTGAGAGCGAAATCGGTTGTTCGCCTGTCGGCGTCTGGATGAGTTGAGTTTCTGGTTCTGAAACGGAATTTTCAGTTGCCGAATTCAGAGTGTCAGGAGGATCGATGACAGGAGGCGCTGGTGCTGCTTCTCCTTCATAGACACCATCGGCTAAGACATCGGATAGTGTCTGAGGCTCTGCAGGCCCTGCGGCATAAATTGCCGAATTAATCAGGCTGCATGAAACGGTGATCAGTACAATCGATGCGAATCTCATATATTCCCCCTCCTGGAAATGAGATAATTGAGCGTATATTTCGCCTGTGATGAGAAGATTCCTTTCATCTCTCCATACATATCGACCATTCCAAATTGTAAAAATAGGTGTATAAGCTGAAGTTTATTTGTTTTTCGCAATTGAGTGAAAATACTGCATGGGGGGATTAGCAATAAAAAATGCACGCCGAGTCGACGTGCATTTGAGTTTGATTTCCGATTGAGAACAGCCGATTAGTGCATCAATTGTTTCTCAAAATCGATATCGTATTTTTTCATTTTCTTATACAGCGTGGTCCGGTTGATGCCCAGCGCTTTCGCCGTATTCTGGCGGTTCCAACCATTGGCTTCCAGTGCTTCAATGATGATTTGACGTTCGGGATTGGCCAGTGCGGTTTTCAGAGAACCACTTCCCATGCGGCTGTCTGCAGCCAGAGCGTAGGGTTGTTCCTGTCGAATTTGTTCTGGAAGATCGTGAACCCGGATGTACTCCCCTTTGGTCAGCACGACAGAACGTTCGACGACATTGATGAGTTCCCGCACGTTGCCGGGCCAGGAATATTTGAGCATGGCCTGCATGGCAGAGGCGTCGAAGCCTTTGATGGATTTCCCGATTTGTTCGTTGTAAATTTTGAGGTAGTGCTCAATCAGAAGTGGAATGTCGCTCATGCGTTCTCTGAGAGCGGGCTGTGTCAACGTAATGACATTAATCCGGTAGTAGAGGTCCTGTCTGAACTCTCCTTTGGCGACCATCTCTTCCAGGTTCTGATTGGTGGCCAGAATGAGACGAATATCCACGGTGTGCGTTTTGTTATCGCCGACCGCTTCAAATTCATGATCCTGTAACACCCGCAGTAATTTCACCTGCAGACTGGGAGAAGCGGTGGCAATTTCGTCCAGGAACAGCGTGCCGCCGTCAGCCTGCAGGAACTTACCAACTTTATCGTGGGTTGCGCCGGTAAACGAGCCGGCTTTATGACCGAACAGTTCGCTTTCCAGTAAACTGTCAGGCAGCGCACCGCAGGCAACTTCCACAAAAGGTTGATTGCAACGGTCGCTGAGTTGGTGAATGGCCCGCGCGGTCATGGTTTTGCCGGTTCCATTTTCACCCAGAATTAATACGGTAGTTTTGGTGTCGGCCACGCTTTCGATCAGGTCAAACATTTTCTGCATTTTATAGTCCTGACCGACAATGTTCGCCAGGCCAAAACGCTGATCAAGTTGTGCCTTCAGAGTTTTGTTTTCTTCGACGACCTGCCTCTGGTCCAGACAACGCTCGATTGTCAGACTGAGTTCTTCGTCAATGACTGGTTTGGTCAGATATTCAAACGCGCCCAGTCGAATCGCTTCGACCGCACTTTCGATGGTACCATAGCCAGTCAGCATAATGACGGCGGTATCGGGTGCGTTTTGTTGAACCCATTCCAGCAGATGAAATCCGTCCTGGTCTGGCAGGTTGACATCGCAGACGACGACCTGAAAGGGAAATTCTTTTAACCGTTCGATCGCATCCAGGCACGTGAGCGATGTTTCGGTGCGATGCCCCAGGCTTCGCAAATAGTCGGCCATCGCTTCCAGAATATATTGATCGTCGTCAACTACCAGTAATGAACCAGAATTTGTCTTCATTGAATATGTCTCGCCCAAAGTGTCCATGTAATGCTGCAATCGTCGTACAGCTGTGTTGGTTGTGAATAATCAGTGTTGTGTCTCTTGGATTCACAATTATGAAATTGAAAATCGAATTTACTCATGACAAAATCAATCATTGATTTTGACAGAGTGCAGTGCTGGATGCGTTTTTTCCTCAATACAAATGAGGAAACCGATCCGCCGTTTCATGTCAGACAAGGTTGTTACCTGATCGGTAAACGCCCTCGCCCGTCAATCAAACTGGGAGGCAAACATTAATGAAGGGATATTGAAAACATAGGACACAAGTTTCAAACAGGCAACATGCGGATGACTGTGTCTGTTGTTTTTGAGAATCAGATGTTGTTGATTTCTGCGTGACGTGCTGCACAAAGAGGTAAAAAGGCCTCAGAATCCCGATCGAAACCGACTTCACAAACGGGTTCTGCCGATTTCAAGGGTTATGATGCCCTGATCACACGGCAGAGCATTGCTGAAAGATCGTCCCATTCCCTACAAAAGTCAGACGGTGTATGATCGCTATGAATGATAGCAGGTTTGCTGTTTTGCCAGGTTTTCCCATATTTGTCTCAATTGATTGCGTGTCAATGTGCAGATCCGATTCATTCAGGGAACGTGCTTTCAAGGCTCCCCAATTGCGTCTGTGCCCGGCAATTGGGAGACTTGCTCTGCTTTTACACTGAAATTCGCCTTTCCTAGCCAAGATTTACCAGCAGATAGCGAATGATAACTGTAAACAGAGCCTTGAGATGGTGCCCTTGTACTGCTACTATTGGGACTTTGGTAGAACATTTCCAGCCGATCTTGCAGGATTAGGCCGGTCATAGATCTCGGAAAAGCGATCGGATGGCTCAAAAGTCGCTGTACCTACGGGCGTATTTGATCCGAGGTAGAGAGAGAGTCTGATTCCCGGAATCAACTTATCGAGTGATATTCCCTTCGTTCAGGGTGTTTTGTTTACAGAAGATAGCCTCTCTTGTTCAGGCTCCTCATAGTGATTACGGCCGGTATTTGCCTGCTTAAAAGAAGGTTCCGGTAAAAAGAAAGTGGGAGTTGTCCGTTGTTAAGAGCGATCATTAGTGATATTCACGGTAATCTTGAGGCGCTGGAAGCGGTTCTGGCTGACATTGATCGCCGTGAAATCAGTGAGATTTATTGCCTGGGAGACATCATTGGCTATGGGCCTAACCCCAGGGAATGTATCGATCTCGTCCGAAAGCGTTGTAAGAAATCACTGCTGGGAAACCATGATCAGGCAGCCTTGTTCGATCCGGAAGGGTTTAACGCAGGCGCAGAACGGGCGATTTTCTGGACGCGACGCATGCTGGAGACAGGCGATGCGTCTAAAAATCAGGATCGCTGGGATTTTCTGGGGGAACTCCCCCGCATGATTCGCGAAGACAAGCTTCTGTTTGTGCATGGCTCTGCTCGAAACCCACTCAATGAATATGTCTTTCCGGAAGACATTTATAACCAGCGAAAAATGGAACGCATTTTCGGTCTGGTGGATCAATACTGTTTTCAAGGTCACACGCATATTCCCGGCGTCTTTACCGAGAGCATGAATTTCCTTTCACCAGAGGAAGTGGAAAATGTCTATCCGTTTGGCCCGGAAAAGTTTCTAGTGAATGTCGGTTCGGTCGGGCAACCGCGTGATGCGGACAATCGATCTTCTTATGTCATTATTGATGATGAAAAAGTGACCTTCTGCAGAGTCGAATACGATTTTACAGCTACCGCAGAAAAGATTTACGAAATTTCTGATTTAGATAACTTCTTGGGCGATCGTCTTCGAGATGGTCGATAACAATGGAACAAAAACGACTCTTACTCTTCGTCACTCTGTCTGCGACTGTTTTGTTTTTCTGGCAGTTGTTCGTCATGCCCGTCATTGCTCCTCCCAAACCTGCGCCACAGCAGGTCGCTCAAGAAGCGGAAGCCAAGGATGATGATGCGCCCCTGGTAGCGAAAAAACCGGATGAGCCCAAAGACGCAGAAATCAAACCGGTTGAGCAGCCTAAAGTAAAACAGGCCGATTTGCTCAAGAACCCGCACAAGAAAATTGTGCTGGGGTCACTCGACCCTGATACCGGCTACTTCATGCAGGCATCCATCTCCACGCAAGGGGCTGCGGTCATCGATGCCTTTCTCAACGATCCGTTGTATCGTGATCTGAAGAACCAGCAGCAGCCGTTGAAAGTCCTTGATGAATTTATCGGTGGCAAAGCCACCATCCGTTCTCTGGAAACCGAGATTCCCCAACTGGATCAGAAACTGGCGCCCCTGCTTACTGACACACGTCAGGTCGACTGGAAAGTCCTCGAAGAGATCAAGGACCCCCAGAACAAGGAAATCATCCAGGCGGTTCGTCTGGGGCTGACAGCTCCTGATGGAAGTACCGAAGTTCAAAAGACATTTTCGCTTAAAAAATATCCCAAACCAGACGATCAGGATTTTCGCGAGTTCCGAAATCAAGAACAGGCCGGATACCTGATTCACTTTGATATCAAGGTGATCAATCATGGTGGGGAAAAACAGACACTCGATTACCATCTGCTCGGCCCCGTGGGAATTCCGCTGGAGAACGCCGACAACACGCGGAAGTTTCGCGATGTGCGTATCGGCTTTCTGCAAAATGATCTCGCCGTGGATACCGAGACGTTGTACGCAGCGGATATCATTGAAGAAGTGCAGGCGAAGAACGTCGAAAAATTTACACGCGCCTTTCAGTTTGCGGGTGTGGACGTTCAATATTTTGCTGCCCTGTTAACACCGGATGGAAAAAATTACGAGCCAAAGCTGGTGAACGGAGAAATGCGTTCGAACTATTCTGCCAGTATTGAGCCCGTCCTCATTCAGCAGGATCTCAAAAACGAATCACAGAGCCGCACGACGATTCAGGTCAATTCCAATGAGATCGAGCTGGAGCCCGGCAAAGATGCGCAGCATGGTTACGCCTTGTATGCCGGCCCCAAGCGGGAATCGTTACTTGGTCCCCCATTGAAAGCGACCGAGATCATGGATTTCGGCTTTTTCGGACCCGTCGCCAAGCTGATGCTGTGGCTGTTGAATACATTGCACGGAATCGGTTTGTCTTATGGCCTGGCCATTATTGGTCTGACAATTATGGTGCGAGGCAGCCTGTATCCGCTATCGCGCAAGCAGGCCGTTGGTGCCCAAAAGATGAAAGAGTTGCAGCCGCAGATCGCTGAACTCAAAAAGAAATACGGAGATGATCGCGAAAAGCTCGGCCGGGCGCAAATGGAGTTGTTCAGCAAAAACAACTACAACCCCTTGGCCGGATGCCTGCCGATCTTTCTGCAGCTTCCGATTTTCTTCGGATTGTATACGGCTTTGAATAACGCGGTTCAACTTCGGGGAACTCCCTTCTTGTGGGTTGATAACCTGGCAGCGCCAGATGCTCTCTTTAAGCTGCCTTTCTCTCTGCCCTTCCTGGGAGATAATTTCAATTTACTGCCATTGGTGACAGTAGGCTTGTTTGTCGTACAGCAGAAACTATTCATGCCGCCCCCAACTGACAAAGACCAGGAACTGCAGCATAAAATCATGAACTACATGATGATCGCGATGGGTTTCATGTTCTATCGTGTGCCCGCTGGTCTCTGTGTTTACTTCATCGCTTCCAGCCTCTGGGGGATCTGCGAACGGAAACTGCTGGACTTTCAGTCAAAACGCGCTCCGAAAGCAAGTGAGACAACCGACTCGAAGACGATTGAAATAAAAGCAGAATCGAAAAAAACAAAGAACAAAAAAGAGAGTTCTGAAGAACAAACACCAGCGAAAAAAGGTTGGTTTGCCCGTTTGCAGGAAATTGCTGATCAGGCACAGGCGCAGGCAGCGCTTAATGAAAAGAAGCAGCAGCAAAACGGTCGCGGCGACAAAGGCACGGGGAAGAAGCCTAAGAAACGTCGGTAACGATCGTTTCCTGAGAGGCTCAGCATGAATTTGCAGTTTGACGACACAATTGTGGCACTAGCATCAGCCCCCGGTGGAGGCGCGGCCGGCATGATTCGTATTAGCGGTACTGATATCGTTCCTTGTCTGTTGGCCTGCTTTCAGTCCGAGGAAGCCTGGCAGAAGTCCAGCCGTTCGGAACGTCACCCGGGACAATTACGCCTGGCAGGATCAACGCAGTCTCTTCCGGGCGCTCTTTACTATTGGCCGACGTCACGCAGTTTTACCGGTCAGCCGCTGGCAGAATTTCATACCATCAGTGCGCCTCCCCTGCTTGAAGCGGCGATTGAAAATTTAGCCGCCCAGGGAGCCCGCATGGCCCGGCCGGGGGAATTCACTCTGCGGGCGTTTCTTGCAGGGCGCGTGGACCTGATGCAGGCGGAAGCCGTGCTCGGAGTGATTGATGCGCACGATCATGCCGAACTCAATCTGGCGCTCAGCCAACTCGCGGGTGGTGTTTCAACGCGCATCGGAGCAGCCCGCGTGGATTTGTTGGAGTTACTTTCCGAACTGGAAGCGGGGCTGGATTTCGTCGAAGAAGACATCGAATTTATTAGTCGCGAAACACTCGTGTCCCGCCTGCAACAGATTCGCATTTTTTGCGAACGGCTTTACGAGGATTCTTCGACACGAATGGAATCGACGGGTAGTCTGTCACTCGTTCTGGCGGGCCTGCCGAATGCGGGCAAGAGTACGTTATATAATGCACTCGTGGGAGACGCGCAGGCGGCTCTGGTTTCGGATGTCGAGGGGACCACACGCGATTATCTGGCGACCACTTTAAACTGGCACGGACAGCCGATTCAATTAATTGATACGGCCGGGATGGAATCGGGGGAGCATGAAATCTCTATCAGTGCGCAACAGTTTCGAGCACAACAGGTGGCCCAGGCCGATCTAGTTGTCTGGTGCACAGCCGCGGATCTGAAACCGGAGTGGGAAGACATCGATCGTCTGCAGCGGAATCAGATTTCGGAATCACAACATCTGCTGCACATTATGACGAAAAGCGACCTAGCCCCTGCGCGGTCAGCAAACCAGCTGTATCGAGACTGTGAGGTTGAGCTGTCGGTTGCCACGGGAGCAGGACTTGACGATCTGAAGACGCTGGTTTTATCGCGACTGGCGGAATACCGGCGTGGAAGTAAACTGCTGATCGGTTCCACCGCTTCCCGCTGTCGGGAAAGCCTGCGCGCCGCCGGACTCTCTCTACACGCGGCAGAAGAAGCGGCCTCATTACGACTGGGAGAAGAACTGGTCGCGATTGAAATTCGCGAAGCGCTGCAGCATCTGGGACAGATAGTCGGCCAGGTTTATACCGATGACATTCTGGACCGCATCTTCAGTAAATTCTGCATCGGCAAATAAGCACTCTCATCAGGGTTTGTTCTGATGAATCCATTCGGGAACGGTTCCGAATTCAATTCCGAGTTGCGGAATGAAGTAGAAGAACATGAATGCCGTCAGCAGGAAGACGCCAATCAGGTTCAGAATGATCCCGTACTTCAGCATGTCGGACATTTTAATTTGCCCCGACGCAAACACGATGGCATTCGGCGGTGTCGCAATGGGCATCGTAAACGCACAGCTGGCAGAGATTGCCGCCGGAATCATGATCAGTCGTGGGTCGATTTCCAGACTGACCGCTGTCGCCGCCAGAATGGGGAGCACGGTATTCACGGTCGCGATATTCGATGTAAATTCGGTCAGGAACGTCAACATCAGACAGGCAGCAAAGACCAGAGCCCAGGGCGGCCAGTCTGCGATGACCTGTGAGAAAACATGACCGACCCAGCCCGATAAATCCGTAGTGCGAAAAGCCCCCGCAATCGCGAAGCCGCCTCCAATCAGTAAGAGTACGCCCCAGGGAAGCCGTTCGGCCGTTTCCCAGTCCATCAAATATTCGGTCGTCCCCTGCTCTGTTTTTTGTGCGGGAATCGCGAACATTAAAATCGCCATGCCCATCGCGACTGTCGAATCATGGACCCAGCCCGAGGCCCTTTCGGCCGAGATGCCCCATTTGGTCAGAAAGTGAATCGGGAATTGTTCCCAGCCGGCCAGTAATTCAAATTCGCCAAAGATGAGCGGCTTCCGCGTTACCCATAAAATGGCGGTCGTCACGAAAATGAGTAACATCAGAATTTCAGGGCGCGAAGCACGCCCCAATTTCTGGATGTGATCGTTGATAATGGCCTGGGATGATTCTTTGGAATTCGACAGGCGTGGCATATTCCAGCAAAGCACCACCCAGGTGATGAGTAAAAAGGTGATGCCAAACGGAACCACCATCACCATCCATTCGCCCGCAGATAATTGAGGGCCTTGCGGGAATTGAGAAAGCCAGATTTGTTGAAAGGCGATATTGGTGGGGGTCCCAATTAACGTGGTCACACCACCAATACTGGCGGAATAGGCGATACCCAGCAGGAGTGCCACCGAAAAATGGCGGATGCCTTCCGAGGAATCTTCGGGAGACTCGAGTTGGGTGAGTTCTGAAATCGATCCTATAATGGCCATGCCGATCGGCAGCATCAGTAAGGTCGATGCAGTATTACTGATCCACATGGAAAGGAAGCCGGTGGCGAACAGGAAGCCTAAGACAACCCGCCGGGGACTGGAGCCGATGACTTTAATCGTATGCAGGGCAATCCGTCGATGCACGCCCCACTTTTCGATCCCCAGGGCAATCATAAAGCCGCCCATATACAGAAAGATATTCTGATTGATATAGGACTGGCTGACCGTTTTGGGATCCTGGATTCCGAAAATCGGAAACAGCGCGAGGGGAATCAGACTCGTGACCGCGATGGGCAGTGCCTGCGTCATCCACAGAATCGCCATGAGCGCGGTGACCGCGGCCAGCCGTTGTGCCGACGCAGTCATATCCGACGGCGTCGGCAAATTCAGGATCACCAGGAAGGCAATGATGCTGAACAGCTTCCCATAAAAGGGAATGCGGCTTTCTGCAGAATGTGATGAGTCGCCAATCACGAAAAGGAAATTCCTGATTTACAAAATGAGTGTCTCATTCAAAATGCAAAGTAAAGAATGAGCGATGAACGAGAACCGAATCGAGAATTTCTTATTCCGCTGATTCCGGGTGAATGAACTGGTGCCCTTTCGGTCGAACGGTTAACACCGGGCAAGATGCCTTGCGGACAACTTTTTCTGCCACACTGCCGAGCAGTAAATGGGCGGCTAAGGAACGACCGTGTGTACCCACGATAATCAGATCGACTTCTTCCCGCTTGGAAAATTTCAGAATATCGACAAACGGATTGCCATGAACCCAGTGGGTTTCAATATCCAGGTCGCCTTTGTCTTCATCAAGTATCCAGTTATCGAGTCGGGTTTTGGCAAATTCCTCAAAGTCTTCTTTGGGAGGCAATGCATAGCTTTCGAACATCGGCATATAAACGACCGGGTCTTCGATCACGTTCAGCAGATAGAGCTTGGCATTGAACTTTTTGGCGAGTTCCACAGCATACTGGGTTGCCTCTTGTGCTGGTTCACTAAAGTCGGTTGGTAACAGGATTTTTTTGATTTCGATCATGGTGTCTTCCCTTTCACGTTCAAGGCCGTCTGCAATTGCGATCTTCGCAGGAAGAGTCCATTATAAGAGGAGTTGGGCGGGAAACAATAGATGGGGCAAGTTGCATTAACACATTCAGTTATGTGTTTCTTTATTTTGTAAAGAAATCGAGGCCCTCGTTTGTGAAACACAGGAAATCTCCTTATGATAAATGTCGTCCCTGTCAGGAAATGGGACATCAGTCTTGAAATCCGATCACCTTGAAAATCATAAACGAACACTTTGTGGAGGCAGGAAAAATGGAAAAGTGGCCCATTGGCGTATTTGCTTCAGTAGACGCAGGTCTGGGAGTGCATTTTGATGTCGTTCAGGAATTAGGAATTCCGACGATTCAGATTCATGCGCCTCATAAGCAAACCCGAACTCCCGAAGTCGCTAAAGAATTTCTGGACCGTTGTAACGCCGCGGGAATTACCATTACCTGTGTCTTTGGTGGTTTTGATGGAGAAAGCTACGCTGATATTCCGACCACAAAGAAGACCGTTGGTCTGGTGCCTGCAGAAACCCGTGCCGCACGTGTTGAAGAAATGAAAGAAATCTCCGATTTCGCCAAACTGCTGGGCGTGGATACCGTTGCCCTGCATATCGGATTCGTCACGGAAGATCGTGATTCAGACGATTATAAGGAACTGGTCAAAGTCACTCAGGATCTGCTCGATCACGTCAAAGTGAATGGCCAGCAGCTGAATCTGGAAACCGGACAGGAATCAGCCGATCACCTGCTCGATTTTATCAGTGATGTCGGACGTGATAACCTCAAGATTAACTTTGATCCTGCCAATATGATTCTATATGGTACGGGCGATCCCATTGCCGCCTTAAAGCGTGTTGGTCATCTGGTGGCGAGCGTACATTGCAAAGATGCGACCTGGGCCGCAGAAGGCAAACGAGGCATCGAGTGGGGCGCAGAAGTTCCCCTGGGTGAAGGTGATGTCGGCATGGGAACCTACTTGCAAACTCTTGATGACATTGGTTATACCGGCCCATTGACGATTGAACGCGAAATTCCCGAAGACCGAGAACAGCAGAAAGCCGATATCGGAAAAGCTGTTTCGCTTTTAAATGAACTGAAAAATCGGATCGGTTAAACCCGGTTTCGGAGACCGTCTGTGAAAAATGTGATCGAAGACGTTGCCTGTGCCAGTTGTTGTTGCGTTTGCGATGAGATCCAGGTGACAACCGACGGACAACAGATTACCGAAGTACAAACCCCCTGCCTTCAAGGGCAGGCGTGGTTTGATCGGTCTTCGCAGTCTGAGCATCTGGAACCTTCTGTCAAGGGGGTGGCAGTTTCACATTTGGAAGCGATTCAGCGGGCCGCCGAACTGATTCAACAGGCACAATCTCCCCTGATCTATGGAATGTATCAGTCTGCCACGGATTCCCAACGGGCTGCCATTAGTCTCGCTGATCAGATCGGTGCGACCATCGATACGGGCGCTGCCTCCGCGACTCGGGCACTCCAGCAGGTTGGCGAAGCG
This genomic interval from Gimesia alba contains the following:
- a CDS encoding universal stress protein; the protein is MIEIKKILLPTDFSEPAQEATQYAVELAKKFNAKLYLLNVIEDPVVYMPMFESYALPPKEDFEEFAKTRLDNWILDEDKGDLDIETHWVHGNPFVDILKFSKREEVDLIIVGTHGRSLAAHLLLGSVAEKVVRKASCPVLTVRPKGHQFIHPESAE
- a CDS encoding sugar phosphate isomerase/epimerase family protein, which translates into the protein MEKWPIGVFASVDAGLGVHFDVVQELGIPTIQIHAPHKQTRTPEVAKEFLDRCNAAGITITCVFGGFDGESYADIPTTKKTVGLVPAETRAARVEEMKEISDFAKLLGVDTVALHIGFVTEDRDSDDYKELVKVTQDLLDHVKVNGQQLNLETGQESADHLLDFISDVGRDNLKINFDPANMILYGTGDPIAALKRVGHLVASVHCKDATWAAEGKRGIEWGAEVPLGEGDVGMGTYLQTLDDIGYTGPLTIEREIPEDREQQKADIGKAVSLLNELKNRIG